Sequence from the Polypterus senegalus isolate Bchr_013 chromosome 3, ASM1683550v1, whole genome shotgun sequence genome:
TATACAAGACATTTGTGGCTCATTTCAACGTGCTTTACATCCAAACGCAAGCTAATAAATGCGGATTGTATTCAATACAAGAGAACTGTATCAATGCCTGATGTCCAGTTTTAAATCTGCCCCCACCAAAATGGACCTGCTAGTGCCCCGTGAGTATATAGACCGAGCTAGAAGTGGATTATTTTTGGACTGCATACGTTTATCAAAccttgcatgtctttgtactaaAAACGAATCTCTGCGAAATCGCCTAGTGGTGGGTCTGAATGGCATTTGTATAGAGAGGCGGAGAGTCTGTTGCACTACATTTTTCTTCCTACCAGTTTCCTCTGCACTGTGGCTAGCAGCATTCAAGTACAACGGCCGATTTTTAGTTTACCCAAAACATTTCGACAACTTCACGACTTCCTTTGAAAAAGGCGCTAGTTTTGCAAGTCTCCACCTGTAAGCCCTGTCGTTAAAACTTTTCGCCAGTGAGCTTCAGTCGTATACGACGAAGGCGGGGCCAGGAGAGTTGGGTCAGGAAGTCGGGCTTTGTGGCCATAGCTCACTGTTTTAGTAAACACGATGGAGCGGGGCGCTTATGGTCATCGGTACGCGAACTGTCGGGCTCCGGCTACTACCAGATCGGCACGCCTTCCTCCGTGCAGGTAGGAAAGGTGTAACAGTATCGTAAATTGTTGTCTTCTATGGCATTCATTACGAGCGTAGTGAAGTTGGCAAAAACTCTTGGCAAGGGCACCTGCCCCTCCCCCAGCCCTGCACTTGGAGGGAAGTCGTAGTTCGTAGCAAATAACGCGGCATCGCTGTGAACCCAGTCTTCGTGAATCGATTATGTGaattatgtactttttttttttttttcccctctccctGGCATAAGTGGGCCACCTTTTTGTTGTCTCTTGACTGACACGGTTTCGCAACGTTTCTTGCCTCGTGGTGTTCAAAATGAGGTGTAGGCTACACGCATGCGCTTTGAGGGGAGCTTCAATGCAAGTTATTTGCTGTTTCTGAAACGATTGGAGGTGCAACATATTTGACGGTTTTTGTTCTGTTAGCTTTAAAGTAGCATTGGGTTAGGCAACAGCATAAAGGGATGCCTAAGAGCACCTGTAACAACGGTATCAATTGTATTGTGGAATGGTGCTGCTTCAGCACCGTCGGATGTCAATGTTGGTGTGATGCACAGTCCTTTagtccagtgtttcccaacctcagtcccgGGGGCACACTGgcggcaggtttttgttccagccagcttctgttttttattggactcctgggctaattaagtgttTTTTCCccaggttctgtgttttgggaacaatatagaaattggGAAccaagtttggttaaaaaaaatgtggttaaaaaaaatatataaaatttattaatGTACCAAAGTAGTTATATgggaatgattttcttttaaaaattttcattttgattttcattctacttttctgtgttctaattgtttaatccattatttactaattagtgggtctgatgctaaaataGTTGCAGCCTTTAATTCAGTGTTTGCCAGCATGTTTGGTCTGctcattttaattgtcattaataagatacaatgactGCACAgagagggcaaaatataatgaaatccaCAGTTAAGCCCTTAAATCTATAGCAAATGCAGAAATattcctaaatgtcttataaatataaaacatgctgctgtgcttttctgaatgtagaataaaaataccagctaattaaatgagatcagttttaCCAGGTATTGTCACTGaataggaatctggttggaacaaaaacctgcagccacagtgggtctccaGGACTGAGGTTTGGAAATGCTGCTTTAGTAAATGTTAAaacactttgtgtgtgtgtgtgtgtgtgtgtgtgtgtatatatgtgtttatttatattaaatacacactcactgcacccttggttaagatgtgttcttaggcgtctaattctattttttttttctttaccaaaaaaaaaataggctcacaacacaaaaGAACTCCATCCTTTAATTGAAGtacgttcattcattcattgggaaataaatcccacattaagaaatacatttttttttttcttaatcgtgtgccacaattattggcatcCTTAACCATTCCTGTGAAATGTTAttgaagcatttttgtaatttctagtttAGTTTTTACAGTTGATCAGAGTAAATTGGAACTTATAATTAGTAATGACTTCCTGTGTCACTGGGATATAAACACGACATGACAGAGTCCTATTGCTCTTAGCCACTCCAACATGGGAAAGACAAGAGAAAATGCTGTTCAAGTAAGGCAGATGTGTCGACCTTCATAAGTCAGGTAATGGCTATAAGAAAATAGCTACTTGCCAAATCCTGCCTGTATCTACAGTCGGAGGAATAAAGTGTAAAACAATGGGAACAGTGACAAACAAGGCTGGACGAGGACCCAAGTTTATCTTGCCACCACACACAGTGATGAGGATGGTAAGAGAAGTAAAAAATTCTCCAAAGCTCACAGTTGGAGAACTGCATCAAAGAATGGTATCTTGGGGTCACTGTCTCCATGACAACCATAAGACACTCCATGCCAACATGCTGCTTGGGACACATGCAAGGAGAAAGCCTTTTCTCCCCTACAATCACAAACGTAAATGTCTGGAGTTTGCTAAATGGCACTGGGGCCTTCAACTGGGACCATGTGCTTTGGTCAGACGAgtctaaaattgagctttttggcaacaAACATTCTAAGCGGGTCTGGTGTGAATCCAAGAATGAGTACGCGGAAAAGCACCCCATGCCtactgtaaagtatggtggaggatcTGTGGGGCTGTTTCTCTTCCAAAGGCCCTGGGAACCTTTTTAGAGTGGATGGCATCATGAACTCCTTGAAATACCAGGACATTTTAAATCTAAATCTGGTGGCCTCTGCCAGAAAGCTTAAGATGGGTCGTCATCGGATCTTCGAGCAGGATAATGACTCTAAAAATGGCAAAATCTACATAAAAATGGCTCCGCAGACACAAAATCAAGCTCCttccatggccatctcagtccccagacctcaaCCTCATGTggggtgagctgaagaggagaggacCAAGGTCTCTGGAAGATCTAGAAAGATtgtgcaaagaggaatggtcaaATCGCTGtctctgtattctccaaccttgTGAAATGTTAGAGGAGAATAAGAGCGGTCTTGCTGGCAAAAGGAGGTTGTACAAAATATTAACggcaggggtgccaataattgtggcacacgatttcatgtaaaaaatgtatcttaTTGTGGGATCTTTTCTTCCCCCCACTGAATAAATGTACTTTAATTAAAAGATGCGGCTTTCTCTTGTGTGTTGTGAGCCTTAGTTTTTTAGGGGAATATAAGAATTTATTAGAAGCCTAAGAACGCCtcttaaccaggggtgccaataatcgtgtgtgtgtgtatatatgtatataatatgtatataatataataatataaaaaaaccctTGCTGAATGTATTGTGCCTGTTTtaaacttgacttttttttttttttttttttaaggcattttctaaatggGTCTTGCCCATTTGGTCAAAACTGTCGCCATTCTCATGAGCTTCCAGCATGGAAGTCCTCTCAGGTTTGCAGATATTTCCAGAGAGGGGGATGCTGGTTTGGTGACCGCTGCAGGTGAGGCACTCTTTATAATcctatgtatgtatgcatgcaagTTTGCTCCTGTTGGCAATTGTACTCTGTTTTGGTTATGGTCTTTTTACTCAATTGTGTCCTGCTACCTTTTTAGATATGAACATGTCCTCCAAACTGATGGAAGTTTTCTGGATAGCAGACGACGGTCTGCACCTGTTATCCACCCTGTTTTGAGTGGAGAAGCAGCAGAGACCCGTCGTGGCTCAGAGCCATCCATTCAGCAAGTACATGGTACCTATGCTGGGAGTCGCCGTGTGTCCGAACCTGCTGTTGCAAGCCTGCAGAGAAACTTTGAGCGCTTAAGCACAGAATATGAAGAGCCTACAGTGGCTGAGTTTGTCCCAAGGATACAGCAGCCAAGTATGTGGTTATAGTTATGAAATGTTTATAGTCCAAGTGTGTCGCTAGGATCTGTTAAGTAATACTAAAATGTGGTGTGGATATTTGTGTTCTGTCCTGGTCCCATTCTTATAAATGGATTCAATTGGATTCTCATATTTTTTGGGCTATGCCTATCATGCATGTTTAGGCCcttatttgtaatttagttttGGAAATGGTTTGTTTGGAATGAATCCCTTCATCCTACTCCAGTCTTTCCTTTCAGAACTGGAAATTCTGAGTGCTCGGTCAACACTGCAGGTCCAGAACGGAACTTCCCAATGCCACACCCGGGCAAAATCCACATCTGCCCATGTGCCTTATAATCCTGTTGGGAACATCACAGAGGAGAATGAAGATTTGAATGGCTTGCATGCTTCTAAGGTGTGTGTGCATGCACCGAATTTGTTTTAGAGTTTAACTATTTCAGTGAGACTGTTAATTTTGACTCATGCCAATCAGCAGGGAGAAAACGTTGATACCGCTGGGTCCCAGTGCAGAACACAGAATGTAGGTGTGACAGCAGCAGAAGCTTATGAGAGGAGTAAAGATGTGACCTGTGGCATTTGTATGGATAAAGTTTATGAAAAACCTGCACCTGATGACCGTTGCTTTGGCATTCTTCCCAACTGTAATCATGCCTTCTGTCTGAGCTGTATTGTCACATGGAGAAAGACCAAGGACTTCCAGGCTGAAGTCATaaagtaaagctttttttttttttctccaacgtGTAAAATTCCTGATCTGCTGTgaatttttcaaaatgcattttttttttttaatgtgcctcACTAGGTCCTGTCCTCAGTGTCGCGTGAAGTCTACTTACTACATTCCATACAAGTACTGGGTCAGTGATCCAGTCCAGAAGCAAAATCTGATAAGCAATTTCAAGGAGAGGTCTGGGTAAGTTTAGTGTACTGTTGCTCTTGCATAAAGGTGGTGGTTCAAAAGCATTGAGGAGTTGGGCAGCTGCACTGAAAGGGAGTCTTTCTAGCCTAAGGTGGCTGTGGTACCTTCAAATTGGCTATAGATTAAGAttgggaaactttttttttttttcctttcaaagggAGTTTGAGTTTCTTGCAAGTCAAGGCAACTAAAATCTGACTACTTTAGGTGGAATGGGTTTTAATGAATCTTATGGTACCTATGTAATGTTGGCATGCTTGAAGAAAAGTAAGACGAGCaaaatgacacacaactttaCTCTTGTAGAAGGTTTTTTTCCTTCTGTGTTCTTTGGAACATTAATTCTCTTGTGCTGTGTGCTAATCGGCCGCTAGTGTTTTTATTGGAATTTTCAGCCAAAAAACATGTATGCTCAAGTGTATCTTAAAGTGGGAACTAGATTTTAGGCAATGTTTTGGGAATCCCCTACCATTCAGTTttatctgcatttatttttttttttctttgtttgcagTGCCCATTGGGGGAGAAATTTTAAAGGTCTGGTGTGTAGTTTTTTTTAGTACCAAATAGAAGAATGGAATTTTAAGTTTTCAGTGGCAGTGAGGTTGAGCTAAAAAGCATACTGTGCACTGAACATAAACCTGTATAAAACCAGCTAATCAAGCATATAGTGCTTTCTCACAGCATCCCATTCACATTGGGTCCATGACACAACTGTTTAGTCTGATTCGAGCAGCCTATTGAATGCGAATGCAGATAACTGAAATCGTAGCATTTCATATCTAAACACAAGGCCCCATTCTAAAACTGAAGGTGCTCAAAAATGAACACAACCCAGGAGAAAATAGACCTCACCCCCTGCAAATATGAGGATGTTGCCAGTGAAGGTTCTGAAACAATGGCCCTTTATGTAATCACAACTGATTTGTAGTTGCGTTGAAGTTCATTATTGATGAGGGAGTTTATGCTTAAGTGGGTGCTTGCAAATGGCAAGATAATCCAATGTAGTGAATGCTATCTGTTAATGACTAGACCAGACTACAGAGCCTTTTGTCATAGACTGCACTTGGGGATTGAGTATCCTGTGACTTCTGCTAAACACTGTGCATATACCAAGTATCTTATCCTGCTTCACTATTGCTATATTATGACTGTTTTACACTATTTGCGCATTACCTCCCACCCCATTGTTTGATGGAGCGCTTTGTATTCCAGCAAATTGTATGACACATGCACCAGCATGCATGTTGGTATCCCCATCTAAATACTTACAGTATACTCTTGATAAATTCAAATTAAGTTTCAGCATGGAATTGATGCAGTTCATGAGCAAGTGTCTTTTTGGTTAATTAACATTGTGTTCAGACATCTGTTAGAAAATTGTGAATCATGATGATGCCATGCAAATATGAATCATAAATATTGTCCTTTGTGAAGTTTCAGAATTCTCAGGATAGGTATCCTGAATGCCAGAGGAAATGTGCTTTGGtagctgctatgcttttctgtttGGGCTACTATATGGTGAAACTGttggctttttttaattttattttttttttttat
This genomic interval carries:
- the mkrn4 gene encoding makorin, ring finger protein, 4 isoform X1 — its product is MERGAYGHRYANCRAPATTRSARLPPCRHFLNGSCPFGQNCRHSHELPAWKSSQVCRYFQRGGCWFGDRCRYEHVLQTDGSFLDSRRRSAPVIHPVLSGEAAETRRGSEPSIQQVHGTYAGSRRVSEPAVASLQRNFERLSTEYEEPTVAEFVPRIQQPKLEILSARSTLQVQNGTSQCHTRAKSTSAHVPYNPVGNITEENEDLNGLHASKQGENVDTAGSQCRTQNVGVTAAEAYERSKDVTCGICMDKVYEKPAPDDRCFGILPNCNHAFCLSCIVTWRKTKDFQAEVIKSCPQCRVKSTYYIPYKYWVSDPVQKQNLISNFKERSGKIKCKFFTRHGCCPFKSECIYLHEMPQGHRRRRRRRSATQARRLSSDDSDSEGFNILQYAIALALLHEVDDDLLEDYFHRRYFQLFLDDDFDSD
- the mkrn4 gene encoding makorin, ring finger protein, 4 isoform X2; the protein is MERGAYGHRYANCRAPATTRSARLPPCRHFLNGSCPFGQNCRHSHELPAWKSSQVCRYFQRGGCWFGDRCRYEHVLQTDGSFLDSRRRSAPVIHPVLSGEAAETRRGSEPSIQQVHGTYAGSRRVSEPAVASLQRNFERLSTEYEEPTVAEFVPRIQQPKLEILSARSTLQVQNGTSQCHTRAKSTSAHVPYNPVGNITEENEDLNGLHASKGENVDTAGSQCRTQNVGVTAAEAYERSKDVTCGICMDKVYEKPAPDDRCFGILPNCNHAFCLSCIVTWRKTKDFQAEVIKSCPQCRVKSTYYIPYKYWVSDPVQKQNLISNFKERSGKIKCKFFTRHGCCPFKSECIYLHEMPQGHRRRRRRRSATQARRLSSDDSDSEGFNILQYAIALALLHEVDDDLLEDYFHRRYFQLFLDDDFDSD
- the mkrn4 gene encoding makorin, ring finger protein, 4 isoform X3, which translates into the protein MESRAAAGDAPGTVSDRLCRHFLNGSCPFGQNCRHSHELPAWKSSQVCRYFQRGGCWFGDRCRYEHVLQTDGSFLDSRRRSAPVIHPVLSGEAAETRRGSEPSIQQVHGTYAGSRRVSEPAVASLQRNFERLSTEYEEPTVAEFVPRIQQPKLEILSARSTLQVQNGTSQCHTRAKSTSAHVPYNPVGNITEENEDLNGLHASKQGENVDTAGSQCRTQNVGVTAAEAYERSKDVTCGICMDKVYEKPAPDDRCFGILPNCNHAFCLSCIVTWRKTKDFQAEVIKSCPQCRVKSTYYIPYKYWVSDPVQKQNLISNFKERSGKIKCKFFTRHGCCPFKSECIYLHEMPQGHRRRRRRRSATQARRLSSDDSDSEGFNILQYAIALALLHEVDDDLLEDYFHRRYFQLFLDDDFDSD